In the Paroedura picta isolate Pp20150507F chromosome 15, Ppicta_v3.0, whole genome shotgun sequence genome, one interval contains:
- the FKBP6 gene encoding inactive peptidyl-prolyl cis-trans isomerase FKBP6 isoform X3 — MEAGDCWRGAAREKRNGACPPAGDDEGDAASPYYRLSQRMQDVTGDRGVLKEVIRAGTGDDVVPPDASVLVKFSGYLEHMDRPFDTNCFKRNLRLMKLGDDITLRGMAVGLMTMTKGELARFLFRPDYAFGIAGCPPLIPPNATVLFEIELLDFLDTAESDDFFELTPEQQERFPLQKVLKVAETEREFGNYLFRQKNFMDARERYKRASSVLHRVVAREDEQTKVDTAKLLVLLNLSITYLKLQHPARALCYGERALELDQKNAKALFRCGQACLSLAEYERARDFLVRAQKEQPFNHDINNELKKLASCYRDYKDKEKEMCTRMFNSVSLEDELEDTTTDEKQLKTVLI, encoded by the exons ATGGAGGCGGGCGACTGTTGGCGCGGGGCGGCCCGCGAGAAGCGCAACGGGGCTTGCCCGCCGGCCGGAGACGACGAAGGCGACGCTgcg TCTCCTTACTACCGTTTGAGTCAGCGGATGCAGGACGTCACCGGTGACAGAGGAGTGTTGAAGGAGGTCATTCGTGCTGGGACTGGTGATGATGTAGTGCCTCCTGATGCTTCTGTATTAG TGAAATTTTCAGGGTACTTGGAGCACATGGACAGACCCTTTGACACAAACTGCTTCAAAAGAAATCTGAGACTCATGAAGCTTGGCGATG ATATCACGCTGCGGGGTATGGCAGTCGGGCTCATGACCATGACAAAAGGGGAGCTGGCACGATTCCTCTTCAGGCCAGATTATGCCTTTGGAATAGCGGGCTGCCCACCCTTGATCCCTCCCAATGCTACCGTCTTGTTCGAGATTGAACTTTTGGATTTCTTAGACACCGCAGAATCCGATGACTTCTTCGAACTGACTCCT GAGCAACAGGAGAGGTTCCCCCTGCAGAAGGTGCTAAAGGTGGCAGAAACAGAGCGAGAGTTCGGCAATTACCTCTTCCGACAGAAGAATTTCATGGATGCCAGAGAAAGATACAAGCGG GCTTCCTCGGTCTTGCATCGGGTGGTTGCCAGAGAGGACGAACAAACCAAAGTAGATACTGCCAAGCTGCTAGTCCTCTTGAACTTGTCCATCACTTACCTGAAGCTACAGCACCCTGCTCGGGCACTTTGCTACGGAGAAAGGGCCTTGGAACTCGATCAGAAAAATGCCAAAGCCCTCTTCAGGTGTGGCCAG GCATGCCTTTCCCTGGCGGAGTACGAGAGAGCTCGGGATTTCCTCGTGCGAGCGCAAAAAGAGCAGCCCTTTAACCATGACATCAACAACGAGCTGAAGAAGTTGGCCAG CTGTTACAGAGACTACAAGGACAAGGAGAAGGAGATGTGCACCAGAATGTTCAACTCTGTTTCACTGGAAGACGAATTAGAG GACACAACCACTGACGAAAAGCAATTGAAAACGGTGTtgatctag
- the FKBP6 gene encoding inactive peptidyl-prolyl cis-trans isomerase FKBP6 isoform X1, with the protein MEAGDCWRGAAREKRNGACPPAGDDEGDAAVREGGTQTREARGRAGIWSRSPYYRLSQRMQDVTGDRGVLKEVIRAGTGDDVVPPDASVLVKFSGYLEHMDRPFDTNCFKRNLRLMKLGDDITLRGMAVGLMTMTKGELARFLFRPDYAFGIAGCPPLIPPNATVLFEIELLDFLDTAESDDFFELTPEQQERFPLQKVLKVAETEREFGNYLFRQKNFMDARERYKRASSVLHRVVAREDEQTKVDTAKLLVLLNLSITYLKLQHPARALCYGERALELDQKNAKALFRCGQACLSLAEYERARDFLVRAQKEQPFNHDINNELKKLASCYRDYKDKEKEMCTRMFNSVSLEDELEDTTTDEKQLKTVLI; encoded by the exons ATGGAGGCGGGCGACTGTTGGCGCGGGGCGGCCCGCGAGAAGCGCAACGGGGCTTGCCCGCCGGCCGGAGACGACGAAGGCGACGCTgcggtgagggagggagggacacagacGCGGGAAGCTCGGGGACGTGCAGGAATCTGGAGCAGA TCTCCTTACTACCGTTTGAGTCAGCGGATGCAGGACGTCACCGGTGACAGAGGAGTGTTGAAGGAGGTCATTCGTGCTGGGACTGGTGATGATGTAGTGCCTCCTGATGCTTCTGTATTAG TGAAATTTTCAGGGTACTTGGAGCACATGGACAGACCCTTTGACACAAACTGCTTCAAAAGAAATCTGAGACTCATGAAGCTTGGCGATG ATATCACGCTGCGGGGTATGGCAGTCGGGCTCATGACCATGACAAAAGGGGAGCTGGCACGATTCCTCTTCAGGCCAGATTATGCCTTTGGAATAGCGGGCTGCCCACCCTTGATCCCTCCCAATGCTACCGTCTTGTTCGAGATTGAACTTTTGGATTTCTTAGACACCGCAGAATCCGATGACTTCTTCGAACTGACTCCT GAGCAACAGGAGAGGTTCCCCCTGCAGAAGGTGCTAAAGGTGGCAGAAACAGAGCGAGAGTTCGGCAATTACCTCTTCCGACAGAAGAATTTCATGGATGCCAGAGAAAGATACAAGCGG GCTTCCTCGGTCTTGCATCGGGTGGTTGCCAGAGAGGACGAACAAACCAAAGTAGATACTGCCAAGCTGCTAGTCCTCTTGAACTTGTCCATCACTTACCTGAAGCTACAGCACCCTGCTCGGGCACTTTGCTACGGAGAAAGGGCCTTGGAACTCGATCAGAAAAATGCCAAAGCCCTCTTCAGGTGTGGCCAG GCATGCCTTTCCCTGGCGGAGTACGAGAGAGCTCGGGATTTCCTCGTGCGAGCGCAAAAAGAGCAGCCCTTTAACCATGACATCAACAACGAGCTGAAGAAGTTGGCCAG CTGTTACAGAGACTACAAGGACAAGGAGAAGGAGATGTGCACCAGAATGTTCAACTCTGTTTCACTGGAAGACGAATTAGAG GACACAACCACTGACGAAAAGCAATTGAAAACGGTGTtgatctag
- the FKBP6 gene encoding inactive peptidyl-prolyl cis-trans isomerase FKBP6 isoform X2, with protein sequence MEAGDCWRGAAREKRNGACPPAGDDEGDAAVREGGTQTREARGRAGIWSRSPYYRLSQRMQDVTGDRGVLKEVIRAGTGDDVVPPDASVLVKFSGYLEHMDRPFDTNCFKRNLRLMKLGDDITLRGMAVGLMTMTKGELARFLFRPDYAFGIAGCPPLIPPNATVLFEIELLDFLDTAESDDFFELTPEQQERFPLQKVLKVAETEREFGNYLFRQKNFMDARERYKRASSVLHRVVAREDEQTKVDTAKLLVLLNLSITYLKLQHPARALCYGERALELDQKNAKALFRCGQACLSLAEYERARDFLVRAQKEQPFNHDINNELKKLASCYRDYKDKEKEMCTRMFNSVSLEDELEHPAVQKKEADP encoded by the exons ATGGAGGCGGGCGACTGTTGGCGCGGGGCGGCCCGCGAGAAGCGCAACGGGGCTTGCCCGCCGGCCGGAGACGACGAAGGCGACGCTgcggtgagggagggagggacacagacGCGGGAAGCTCGGGGACGTGCAGGAATCTGGAGCAGA TCTCCTTACTACCGTTTGAGTCAGCGGATGCAGGACGTCACCGGTGACAGAGGAGTGTTGAAGGAGGTCATTCGTGCTGGGACTGGTGATGATGTAGTGCCTCCTGATGCTTCTGTATTAG TGAAATTTTCAGGGTACTTGGAGCACATGGACAGACCCTTTGACACAAACTGCTTCAAAAGAAATCTGAGACTCATGAAGCTTGGCGATG ATATCACGCTGCGGGGTATGGCAGTCGGGCTCATGACCATGACAAAAGGGGAGCTGGCACGATTCCTCTTCAGGCCAGATTATGCCTTTGGAATAGCGGGCTGCCCACCCTTGATCCCTCCCAATGCTACCGTCTTGTTCGAGATTGAACTTTTGGATTTCTTAGACACCGCAGAATCCGATGACTTCTTCGAACTGACTCCT GAGCAACAGGAGAGGTTCCCCCTGCAGAAGGTGCTAAAGGTGGCAGAAACAGAGCGAGAGTTCGGCAATTACCTCTTCCGACAGAAGAATTTCATGGATGCCAGAGAAAGATACAAGCGG GCTTCCTCGGTCTTGCATCGGGTGGTTGCCAGAGAGGACGAACAAACCAAAGTAGATACTGCCAAGCTGCTAGTCCTCTTGAACTTGTCCATCACTTACCTGAAGCTACAGCACCCTGCTCGGGCACTTTGCTACGGAGAAAGGGCCTTGGAACTCGATCAGAAAAATGCCAAAGCCCTCTTCAGGTGTGGCCAG GCATGCCTTTCCCTGGCGGAGTACGAGAGAGCTCGGGATTTCCTCGTGCGAGCGCAAAAAGAGCAGCCCTTTAACCATGACATCAACAACGAGCTGAAGAAGTTGGCCAG CTGTTACAGAGACTACAAGGACAAGGAGAAGGAGATGTGCACCAGAATGTTCAACTCTGTTTCACTGGAAGACGAATTAGAG CATCCTGCTGTGCAGAAGAAAGAAGCAGACCCGTAA
- the FKBP6 gene encoding inactive peptidyl-prolyl cis-trans isomerase FKBP6 isoform X4, whose protein sequence is MEAGDCWRGAAREKRNGACPPAGDDEGDAASPYYRLSQRMQDVTGDRGVLKEVIRAGTGDDVVPPDASVLVKFSGYLEHMDRPFDTNCFKRNLRLMKLGDDITLRGMAVGLMTMTKGELARFLFRPDYAFGIAGCPPLIPPNATVLFEIELLDFLDTAESDDFFELTPEQQERFPLQKVLKVAETEREFGNYLFRQKNFMDARERYKRASSVLHRVVAREDEQTKVDTAKLLVLLNLSITYLKLQHPARALCYGERALELDQKNAKALFRCGQACLSLAEYERARDFLVRAQKEQPFNHDINNELKKLASCYRDYKDKEKEMCTRMFNSVSLEDELEHPAVQKKEADP, encoded by the exons ATGGAGGCGGGCGACTGTTGGCGCGGGGCGGCCCGCGAGAAGCGCAACGGGGCTTGCCCGCCGGCCGGAGACGACGAAGGCGACGCTgcg TCTCCTTACTACCGTTTGAGTCAGCGGATGCAGGACGTCACCGGTGACAGAGGAGTGTTGAAGGAGGTCATTCGTGCTGGGACTGGTGATGATGTAGTGCCTCCTGATGCTTCTGTATTAG TGAAATTTTCAGGGTACTTGGAGCACATGGACAGACCCTTTGACACAAACTGCTTCAAAAGAAATCTGAGACTCATGAAGCTTGGCGATG ATATCACGCTGCGGGGTATGGCAGTCGGGCTCATGACCATGACAAAAGGGGAGCTGGCACGATTCCTCTTCAGGCCAGATTATGCCTTTGGAATAGCGGGCTGCCCACCCTTGATCCCTCCCAATGCTACCGTCTTGTTCGAGATTGAACTTTTGGATTTCTTAGACACCGCAGAATCCGATGACTTCTTCGAACTGACTCCT GAGCAACAGGAGAGGTTCCCCCTGCAGAAGGTGCTAAAGGTGGCAGAAACAGAGCGAGAGTTCGGCAATTACCTCTTCCGACAGAAGAATTTCATGGATGCCAGAGAAAGATACAAGCGG GCTTCCTCGGTCTTGCATCGGGTGGTTGCCAGAGAGGACGAACAAACCAAAGTAGATACTGCCAAGCTGCTAGTCCTCTTGAACTTGTCCATCACTTACCTGAAGCTACAGCACCCTGCTCGGGCACTTTGCTACGGAGAAAGGGCCTTGGAACTCGATCAGAAAAATGCCAAAGCCCTCTTCAGGTGTGGCCAG GCATGCCTTTCCCTGGCGGAGTACGAGAGAGCTCGGGATTTCCTCGTGCGAGCGCAAAAAGAGCAGCCCTTTAACCATGACATCAACAACGAGCTGAAGAAGTTGGCCAG CTGTTACAGAGACTACAAGGACAAGGAGAAGGAGATGTGCACCAGAATGTTCAACTCTGTTTCACTGGAAGACGAATTAGAG CATCCTGCTGTGCAGAAGAAAGAAGCAGACCCGTAA